A region from the Nocardioides exalbidus genome encodes:
- a CDS encoding YegS/Rv2252/BmrU family lipid kinase, which translates to MTPTSRNRCLTWAAVTAVLFGVLAIMVTRDRAPLDSFDVNGRRLEDWADDYSALVDVLRVIEVAFGTIGMTTLTVLLALVLFVRRQRWASLLAVVVMSVTALATTGIKLWLGRSRPSWQDTLGLHENYSFPSGHASSVAAFAAILVMLLALFVRRTNLRRLGITVVVAWWLLVCFDRLLLGRHFPTDVIGGTLLALTVFLVVLAFVDPRPRSTAAKAEPLPEVYASEKRLAVILNPVKVEDVGQFRAIVGSMARESGWSEPTWQYTTVEDPGTGMAERAAVSGADLVMVCGGDGTVREVCAELAGTGIPVGIIPAGTGNLLARNLDIPLYLRSAIDVALNGQDRAIDLVEVGGDGIEDTHFMVMAGMGFDAAIMEGVNEDIKKRIGWVAYVVSALKSLMFPAVRIEVQVDDQEPTTHRARTVVVGNVGFLQAGMPLLPDATIDDGILDVVIIHPRQFLSWITVASRVLRKSSVVDETLDRRTGARVRLKASSDTPRQLDGDSIGEGRELWMECVHGRLLVRVPR; encoded by the coding sequence GTGACCCCCACCTCCCGGAACCGCTGCCTCACGTGGGCCGCAGTGACCGCCGTGCTGTTCGGCGTCCTCGCGATCATGGTGACGCGCGACCGGGCGCCACTCGACTCCTTCGACGTCAACGGCCGGCGCCTCGAGGACTGGGCCGACGACTACTCCGCGCTGGTCGACGTGCTGCGCGTCATCGAGGTCGCCTTCGGCACCATCGGCATGACGACGCTGACGGTGCTGCTCGCCCTGGTGCTGTTCGTACGCCGCCAGCGCTGGGCGTCGCTGCTGGCGGTCGTCGTGATGTCGGTGACCGCGCTGGCGACCACCGGCATCAAGCTCTGGCTGGGCCGCTCGCGCCCGAGCTGGCAGGACACCCTCGGCCTCCACGAGAACTACAGCTTCCCCTCCGGCCACGCGTCGTCCGTGGCGGCGTTCGCCGCGATCCTGGTCATGCTGCTGGCCCTCTTCGTCCGCCGCACCAACCTGCGCCGGCTCGGCATCACCGTCGTCGTGGCGTGGTGGCTGCTGGTCTGCTTCGACCGGCTGCTGCTCGGGCGGCACTTCCCCACCGACGTCATCGGCGGCACGCTGCTCGCCCTCACCGTCTTCCTCGTCGTGCTCGCCTTCGTCGACCCGCGCCCGCGCTCGACCGCGGCCAAGGCGGAGCCGCTGCCGGAGGTCTACGCCTCGGAGAAGCGGCTCGCGGTCATCCTCAACCCGGTGAAGGTCGAGGACGTGGGCCAGTTCCGCGCGATCGTCGGCTCGATGGCCCGGGAGTCGGGCTGGTCCGAGCCGACCTGGCAGTACACGACCGTCGAGGACCCCGGCACGGGCATGGCCGAGCGGGCCGCGGTCTCCGGCGCCGACCTGGTGATGGTCTGCGGCGGTGACGGCACCGTCCGCGAGGTGTGCGCCGAGCTCGCCGGCACCGGCATCCCGGTCGGCATCATCCCCGCCGGCACCGGCAACCTGCTGGCCCGCAACCTCGACATCCCGCTCTACCTCCGCTCGGCGATCGACGTCGCGCTCAACGGCCAGGACCGGGCCATCGACCTGGTCGAGGTCGGCGGCGACGGCATCGAGGACACGCACTTCATGGTGATGGCCGGCATGGGCTTCGACGCCGCGATCATGGAGGGCGTCAACGAGGACATCAAGAAGCGCATCGGCTGGGTCGCCTACGTCGTCTCGGCGCTGAAGTCGCTGATGTTCCCGGCGGTGAGGATCGAGGTCCAGGTCGACGACCAGGAGCCCACCACCCACCGCGCCCGCACGGTCGTCGTCGGCAACGTCGGCTTCCTCCAGGCCGGCATGCCGCTCCTGCCCGACGCGACGATCGACGACGGCATCCTGGACGTCGTGATCATCCATCCGCGGCAGTTCCTGTCGTGGATCACGGTGGCCTCGCGCGTGCTGCGCAAGAGCAGCGTCGTCGACGAGACCCTCGACCGCCGTACGGGTGCGCGGGTGCGGTTGAAGGCCTCCTCCGACACCCCCCGCCAGCTCGACGGCGACTCGATCGGCGAGGGCCGCGAGCTCTGGATGGAGTGCGTCCACGGGCGGCTCCTGGTCCGCGTCCCCCGCTGA